In a genomic window of Aeromicrobium panaciterrae:
- the icmF gene encoding fused isobutyryl-CoA mutase/GTPase IcmF, protein MVLHQPKHPVRFVTASALFDGHDASINIMRRILQSQGAEVIHLGHNRSVAEVVDAAVDEDVQGVAVSSYQGGHVEYFEYLTESLRERGAGHIKVYGGGGGVIVPEEIERLRKAGVTIFSPEDGQRLGLVGMINTMIEACDTDLWQESQPSADAVRSGDRGALSRAVTGAELGQLDDAFLTKIREASAASGTPVLGITGTGGSGKSSLTDEIVRRFRLDQQDKLRIGVIAIDPTRRRGGGALLGDRIRMNSLDGDQIYFRSLATRGNHEVPECLPVVIDLFKASGYDLVIVETPGIGQGDAAIVPFVDCSMYVMTPEFGAASQLEKIDMLDFADIVAINKFERRGAKDALRDVGRQLVRNREAFGKKPEDMPVFGTSAATFNDDGVTALYQHLISLLGPAGLELAPGILPIADVRHSSGIDQVVPPERTRYLSEITEAIRSYHATTDKLAEQARRVQRLEAVSQELTSDELAGLLDDARKELPADVTAQIEGWPAVVESYEGDEMVVNIRDTENRTALTRESLSGTKVRRVSLPKYTDHGDLVTYWRKENLPGYFPFTVGVFPFKRDGEDPARMFAGEGDPFRTNRRFKLLSEDGSATRLSTAFDSVTLYGRDPDLRPDIYGKVGTSGVSVATLDDMKALYDGFDLVSPTTSVSMTINGPAPTVLAFFLNTAIDQQVDLFRSEHDREPTEDEHSILMRHAMQNVRGTVQADILKEDQGQNTCLFSTEFSLRMMADIQEWFIANQVRNFYSVSISGYHIAEAGANPISQLAFTLANGFTYVEAYLARGMDINDFAPNLSFFFSNGMDVEYSVLGRVARRIWAITMRDKYGANERSQKLKYHVQTSGRSLHAQEMSFNDIRTTLQALIAIYDNANSLHTNAYDEAVTTPSEESVRRALAIQLVINREWGLAMNENPTQGAFIIDELTDLLEEAVLLEFDRINERGGVLGAMETGYQRGRIQDESMLYEQRKHDGSLPIVGVNTFLNPHPEREAHPVELARATEDEKSSQLRRVQEFHATHSVEAAAAIDKLKHAAINHENVFAALMDAARVCSLQQVTEAFFEVGGQYRRNV, encoded by the coding sequence ATGGTTTTGCACCAGCCGAAGCATCCCGTACGTTTCGTCACCGCCTCCGCACTGTTCGACGGCCACGACGCATCGATCAACATCATGCGCCGCATCCTCCAGTCGCAGGGCGCAGAGGTCATTCACCTCGGTCACAACCGCTCGGTTGCCGAGGTCGTTGACGCGGCAGTCGACGAAGACGTCCAGGGCGTGGCGGTCAGCTCGTACCAGGGCGGACACGTCGAGTACTTCGAATACCTCACCGAATCGCTGCGCGAACGCGGCGCCGGCCACATCAAGGTCTACGGCGGTGGCGGTGGCGTCATCGTGCCCGAAGAGATCGAGCGCCTTCGCAAAGCCGGCGTCACGATCTTCTCCCCCGAGGACGGCCAGCGCCTCGGCCTCGTCGGCATGATCAACACGATGATCGAGGCCTGCGACACCGATCTGTGGCAGGAATCCCAGCCCTCAGCCGACGCCGTACGCTCCGGCGACCGCGGCGCGCTCTCGCGAGCCGTGACAGGCGCCGAGCTTGGGCAGCTCGACGATGCGTTCCTCACCAAGATCCGCGAGGCCTCAGCCGCTTCCGGTACACCAGTGCTTGGCATCACCGGTACGGGAGGCTCGGGCAAGTCATCGCTGACCGACGAGATCGTTCGTCGCTTCCGCCTCGATCAGCAGGACAAGCTCCGCATCGGTGTCATCGCGATCGACCCGACCCGCCGCCGCGGTGGCGGCGCCCTGCTCGGTGACCGCATCCGGATGAACTCCCTCGACGGCGACCAGATCTACTTCCGCTCGCTCGCGACCCGCGGCAACCACGAGGTCCCCGAGTGCCTGCCCGTTGTCATCGACCTGTTCAAGGCCTCGGGCTATGACCTGGTGATCGTCGAAACTCCCGGTATCGGCCAGGGCGACGCCGCGATCGTGCCGTTCGTCGACTGCTCGATGTACGTCATGACGCCGGAGTTCGGCGCTGCATCACAGCTCGAGAAGATCGACATGCTCGACTTCGCCGACATCGTCGCGATCAACAAGTTCGAGCGCCGCGGCGCCAAGGACGCACTCCGCGACGTCGGCCGCCAGCTCGTACGCAACCGCGAGGCCTTCGGCAAGAAGCCCGAAGACATGCCGGTGTTCGGGACCTCGGCCGCGACGTTCAACGACGACGGCGTGACGGCGCTCTACCAACACTTGATCTCGCTGCTCGGCCCCGCTGGGCTCGAGCTGGCACCAGGCATCCTGCCGATCGCGGACGTACGCCACTCCAGTGGCATCGACCAGGTCGTACCGCCCGAGCGCACCCGCTACCTCTCGGAGATCACCGAGGCCATCCGCAGCTATCACGCGACAACCGACAAGCTCGCCGAGCAGGCGCGACGCGTACAGCGCCTGGAGGCCGTGTCGCAGGAACTGACCTCGGACGAATTGGCCGGCTTGCTGGACGATGCTCGCAAGGAGCTGCCCGCCGACGTCACGGCTCAGATCGAGGGCTGGCCCGCGGTCGTCGAGTCGTACGAGGGCGACGAGATGGTCGTCAACATCCGCGACACCGAAAACCGTACGGCGCTGACGCGCGAGTCACTGTCCGGCACCAAGGTGCGCCGCGTCAGCCTGCCGAAGTACACCGACCACGGTGACCTCGTCACATACTGGCGCAAAGAGAACCTGCCGGGCTATTTCCCGTTCACCGTTGGCGTGTTCCCGTTCAAGCGCGACGGCGAAGACCCGGCGCGTATGTTCGCCGGCGAGGGCGACCCGTTCCGTACGAACCGACGCTTCAAGCTGCTCTCGGAGGACGGTTCGGCGACGCGACTGTCCACGGCCTTCGACTCCGTGACTCTGTACGGCCGCGATCCCGATCTGCGCCCCGACATCTACGGCAAGGTCGGCACCTCCGGCGTCTCGGTCGCGACACTCGACGACATGAAGGCCCTGTACGACGGATTCGACCTGGTCTCACCGACGACATCCGTCTCGATGACCATCAACGGTCCGGCTCCGACCGTCCTGGCGTTCTTCCTCAACACCGCCATCGACCAGCAGGTCGACTTGTTCCGCTCCGAGCACGATCGCGAGCCGACCGAGGACGAGCACAGCATCCTCATGCGCCATGCGATGCAGAACGTACGAGGCACGGTTCAGGCCGACATCCTCAAGGAGGACCAGGGCCAGAACACCTGTCTGTTCTCCACCGAGTTCAGCCTGCGGATGATGGCCGACATTCAGGAGTGGTTCATCGCGAACCAGGTCCGCAACTTCTACTCGGTCAGCATCTCCGGCTATCACATCGCCGAGGCTGGGGCTAACCCCATCAGCCAGCTCGCTTTCACGCTGGCCAACGGGTTCACGTACGTCGAGGCCTACCTCGCGCGCGGCATGGACATCAACGACTTCGCGCCCAACCTGTCGTTCTTCTTCTCCAACGGCATGGACGTCGAGTACTCCGTGCTCGGCCGCGTCGCCCGCCGCATCTGGGCCATCACGATGCGCGACAAGTACGGCGCCAATGAGCGATCGCAAAAGCTGAAGTACCACGTACAGACATCCGGACGCTCCCTGCACGCGCAGGAGATGAGCTTCAACGACATCCGTACGACGCTGCAGGCGCTCATCGCGATCTATGACAACGCCAACAGCCTGCACACCAACGCGTACGACGAGGCCGTCACGACCCCGTCGGAAGAATCCGTACGTCGCGCACTCGCGATCCAGCTCGTCATCAACCGCGAGTGGGGCCTGGCGATGAACGAGAACCCGACACAGGGCGCGTTCATCATCGACGAGCTGACCGACCTGCTCGAGGAAGCCGTGCTGCTTGAGTTCGACCGCATCAACGAGCGCGGTGGCGTGCTCGGCGCGATGGAGACCGGCTACCAGCGTGGGCGCATCCAGGACGAGTCGATGCTCTACGAACAGCGCAAGCACGACGGTTCGCTGCCGATCGTCGGCGTCAACACGTTCCTCAACCCGCACCCCGAGCGCGAAGCGCATCCCGTCGAACTGGCTCGCGCGACCGAGGACGAGAAGTCGTCCCAGCTGCGCCGCGTGCAGGAGTTCCACGCCACGCACAGCGTCGAGGCAGCCGCGGCGATCGACAAGCTCAAGCACGCAGCGATCAACCACGAGAACGTGTTCGCTGCGCTGATGGATGCTGCTCGGGTCTGCTCGCTGCAGCAGGTCACCGAGGCGTTCTTCGAGGTCGGCGGCCAGTACCGCCGCAACGTCTGA